The DNA sequence TCACAGTCGGACAAGCTTAATTCTGTCTGCAGTATTTGCCTTACACTCAGAACAAAGAATAACCGACACTTCAAGAGGCTGGAGTCTCTCTGAAAGCAGATGTCGACAACTTGCTTGTCTTTCAGAGCGCTTGCTTCAGTGGTGTAGGAGGTAGCTGCAGTCATGCTGCGAGAGTCTTGTCAGAACCAGAACTTAATTACAAGGCTATTTGGGTTAAAGAGGTGATGTATTGACTCTGGCCATGCAGAGAccaccattttgaattcaaAATGCAAGATTGTGACAGCACTTGATTACCAGGTTAGCCCAAGTAgtgggtcccccccccccccatctttttttgttgtttcagAAAATCAGACTACCTTGAATGACGTGAAATGCACCAACTGATCCTATCAATACTTGCTGTCATCTAAAATGTATTGGCAAAATAATGTCCAAATCCCTAATCCCTGTGCTGTCagtaattaaataataataacagattGGCTAGCATCACCCATGTCATTGTGTACATAATTATATAGCTAATTTCTCTTTGTTACATCCGTGGAGCATATCTCGGGTGATTAGCTAAAGCTCTCTGAAAACACATACAATGTGATGTATACATTTTAATATCATAGCCTTTGGCTGATTAGCATTTCTCTTTGCTCACTGACATTAAAAGTTCCCTCTAGTTGTCCTATTGCCATAAAGCCAATAGACATTGTTATTGGTGTCGTTTCTTGTGTAAGATGCTGTCATACTGTCTAATTTGGCATGGTCTTGCCCATGAGGTACTGCTCACAATGGGGCATTATCACAACATCTGGCACACTTATCCATTCACTTCTCCACGCAGGGTGGCCCCATTAGGCCATGCTGGTAGAAAGAcgctttgtttgtatgtcgaGATTGGGTTTGGGCTGGAGTTGTGCCAGTGTAAAAGTCCACAGTCCTTTCAGATATTTTGACAATGTGTTTTGTGGTGCGGACAATGCTGGCCATTATTTGGACTCACTGTTGCTCAAGTGCTGGAAAAGACAAACAGTGCGATGACAATACAAGAGATTCTTTTGACCAAGTGCAGATTTTTGTTCATCACTGACATTCAGTTGGGTAGTGACCACCAGTAAGAAACAATACTTCCAGTCACATGACCCTTGCCATTTCATGACATTGCAACTCGTGCCAGTAGATTTGGTCATGTTTGGGCTCTTAACTCATATGtgtgccattcatttttttccctctggtgCTACTGCCTCCAGGGTGGTTTAAATACTCCTACTGTACCATTTGGCACATTCTTTTTCTGAGGTTGAATGGCAGCAGGACAATAACCAAGGGTCATAAGGATTGTCATGCCATGACGATGGCTGGGTCTATATTTACTTCACTTGTGCTTATGTATTGATGGAAATGGCATTTTGCTAGATAACGATGTTGCCAGTTGACAAGAATTGTCATTTGATTTCACTGCATATTCATACCAAGGCGTTGATTTTACTGGATCCAAAAAAGATGGCATCGGAAACATCATTCCGATGGCCATATCAGATATATCATTTGCAGGGACTTTCAGACGCCACCTTGCAATAAGGGCAATCGCATGAACCATGCAGTGAGCAGAAACACCAGAGGGTGTTTCCATAACAACGACTTCTCCATATAGCTATCGACAGATAGTGAATTCATGCACTGTATTTTTAAACCAACCAGTGTCAAACACACAAATCTGTCTGAACCATATTAGGTAAGgtattttttttcagttgatGATAATATAGAATGCATTAATCAATTAAAAAAAGACGGAAGTGTGTTCAAATAAGGCTCTGAGCAGTGGTCCGACTCTGACATCGACAGTCTTTAATGTCACATTGCCGTTAAATATCACCATCTCCGCATAACATTTATCTTCCAGTCTCCGTGTGACTGATCTTCAGTGTGTCTCGATGTATGGACTCAAACAATTCATAGTATGATTTTTATTGAAGTAATAAAAACGTCATCCATTCAAATCACCATTTGACCACCTTTGTTCAGCATGCGGGTCTCACTTGTGAGCTCACCAGTTTATTATGTACTGCTGTCTTTCAAATCTGTCCCCTCTCTTTTGGATTTGCAGATTGTCAGCCTGAAGGTGTGTCAGATTGGTCATTTGATGAAAATTGTCTTTTCTGCTGCTTAAGACGAGAGAAAGTCAAGGTAGTTTTTCTTTGCCTCAGTGTTTTTAAttttcctccaccacctccatgttgtcttcttcctctctgcatttctgtctctgtgctacctttttctccccctccccctcaccttCATAATAGTTTCTTTTATAAGTGGCCCAGTGTTGTGTAGAGATGGCTGGATGGAATTCAAGCCATTTATTGGCCTACTCACCGCCCCTCACCCCCATCCATGGTTTTCCACCTCATTGAAAGCTCCGATAGCCACGACGAACACACGAGCGGCAGAGAAACGCCATTGAGACTGAACAttttgtttgctttcttttaTTGCTTGCCTCACAGATACATTGGCTTCCAGGACCACACTCATATAAAAATGCCTGATGGCGTATGTGTATCATCCTTAACCTCTgtcccctctctgctctgtctctgcctcttcaTCTGCTGTTACAGGAACACCTACTTGGCCTGAACAACGACAGTTTGGGCAGTGTGGCAAGACCATTGTCCTTCATTAAAGACCAATTTAATATCAACAACCTTGAGAGGGAAGCAGAGGAATTCCTCAATGCAGTCTTGCACAGGAAAGGTACATCATATTGTGTGTGGACATTTACAGCTGGTGTGTAATCTTATTTTAATCGTTTAACTCGTGTGTGTTGTAACAGAAATGTAGCAGATAGAGGTGAGCAGAAAGTGATATATTTGTATCGGGGAATGCAAAAAATGTATTGATTTAAGaccatttgttttgttgttgtcgccccccccccacacccttaTTGTAGACATCCCAAGCTTCTCAGACCCGGACATTCCTGTAGTGGCTCGCGAAATAATGCAGCGAATGATCCGTCAGTTCGCTGCCGAATATACCTCAAAAACCAGCTCTGCTCAGGGCACGCCCCAGCCCAACGGCACCTCGGACCAAAGCCTGCTGaccacacactcccaaacaccGGCTCCCGCGGCTCCCTCGGCTCCTGCGGCTCCTGCGGCTCCTGCTCTGGCCACCCTCACCTCGGCCAGGAACCCGGTCCTCAGCCAGCTTCTTATGGCGGAGCAGGAAGCTCCCCTCGACCTCACAGTCAAGAGGCCCGACGCTATTGTCTGTGAGCAAGGTGTGTCCGGGGGGTTGGGTTGTGGGGGAGGGGCAGGGATCTATAGTTGGAACATGATGTTTCTGCTGCAGCTGTATATAAAAGCCACTGTTCCAGTAGGCACTGCTGTATGTCTGTTTTGTAGTGCACTTTGGTTGGGTTAATAAGCGTAGTTGAAATCTCTAAATGTGCATAGCTTCCACCATTGGAATTCCTGTCCCATGTCATTCCATGACATTCTGACTCCACACACTTGGCTGACTCACTTGATTTGGCTTAGACACACTTCATTTGACATTGAATTTGCCTTTAAATGTTGTTAAGGAAGTGCATGATGCCAGCCTCGGTGACCTTggctgtgtttatgtctgtagaTGGTGTCCTTGATCTCTCAACCAAGAAAAACCGGAACAGAATCGCTGTGTCAGTCAGAACCCCTGCTGCGCCTTTGGTTAAGGGGTAAGTTGAATCTTAAATATACGTTTTTTGACATTTTATACagttgaaaaatgtgcattgtaatgctttttttttctttttttttttttctttttaaatgtccGAGTAGTTTTTGTGTAGATTTAAGGTGTTCAGAGGGTTACCTAGGGCACAGAATACTGCATTGCAACACCATGTGTTTGCCCTAAGGGCACATTTCTGAACGGTGTGCAGTCACATCTGAGTGACTTTCTAAGAAAGGGAATACATGTTGGAAACAGCCATGTCATTGTAATGTGAATATTTCAGTTGCCATATTTCACATctctttgtatttttttctgtttgtccaCTGTTTTATTCTGATTTTGTTCTGTTGTCATTTTATTTCATAGAAAATCCTTTAAATACTTCCTTTTTGATTTACCTCCTTTTTATCATCTCTCCCTTAACCGAATGACAACGTTTCTCTCATTACAGAACTGATCTAATTAGTTTAAGTTCTGTGTTACTGGTAGAGATGGAGAGTTTCCATTTCATGGTCTTTGAGTTGAATTATTCAAATTTTTGTTTCCATACTCTAGCCTGATTAAGATCCTCTTGTTTGAAAAGTTAAAATATGTGCCTCTGGAAATTAAATTGACTTTTGAAAAAGTGAGCACATGAATTGTAtagcataataaaaaaaaaaaaaaaaaaacacaggcttATTTAAGGAGACTTATTTAAGCCACATTACATACAGTGTCACTGTCTTACTGTGAGAGTAATACTGTCtaacagaaaaggaaaaaaatgccTGTCGTACTTACAAATcaattttcctctctcttgccTATCCCCGCTCCAAATCAAAGGAGTAGCTTGTTTTGTGGTGGAATTTTTCTTTTGTCACTTGTTTTCCCATAATCATTTGCAATGGCCACTGATAGACATTAgcatcccccaacccccccttcaCTAACACCCTTCTTGGTGGACACTAACTTTCTCCCTGTACCTTGGCTGACTCTTTTATAGCTGTGCTTGTTTAGTGGTAACGTCATTATTCTGAGCtgcacttgagtgtgtgtttcatgttcaCTCGCAGAACGTGTTGTCTGCAGAACATACTTCTTTCAGTCCTTGGCTTCACTGAACCTTGCTGCTGGAAATTTAGCCTATACTTTTTTCCTAACATTATTATTGTTTACTTTTTATCCCTTTTGTCCCCTTGTTAGTTTGTTTTCCAACTGGatctccttttgtttttgttttgtttgtcattctttatgtaatatgacgacaaaaaaaaaagccaaataaACTAATTCCAAGTAACTGGAGCCGTCATGTACCTCCTGTAATTCAGCAGAGCAAATTCTTgacaaatggggaaaaaaaagagtgatgTTACCCTGGCAAGGTCATCTAATAAAGGAGCGGCCACATCCTCCCCCTCCCTAATCCATCCTTCCcttagaaagaaagagagacaaaaaaaaaaaaaaaagctgtgcaAGCTCTGCTTACACCAATTTCCTTCCATTCAATCAGGATCTCCCCGAGACGTGACCACAGCTCGAGAGATGCAGATGACCAGCCGCCTCCATGGAGCTCGCGGGACGATGGGATTGGGGAGTTTGACAACCACCCTTCCCTTCTTAAACTGTTTACTCACTCTGAGCAGAACCTGCCGGTCCGAAATGTCACTGAACGCCAAACCGAACCTCTGGGACTCTTGAAACACAAGCCGTTGCCCTCTCCGTTACTCAGGAATGAATCTTGGACCAAGCCGCCTTTTAACCTCTCGAAACCCCCGCCGAACACTGCAGGGAATGACCACAAGGGCTTATCTGATCTCAGTGAAACCTCTGTTGTGCCTGTACGAAGTCCTGCCGCTCTCAAGTCGCTGCAGCACAAAACTGACATGGGTCACTCGCCGCCCGTGGGCCTCAAGATTCCTCAGGTCAGAGGCATGGATCTGTCCTGGAGTTCCCACAACTCCAGCCTGCACGGCTATGGCCTGCTGATGAGCTCCTACTCTGAGGACGCCCTCGGCAAGAAACTCCACTCCATCTTTCCCAAACACAGCCGCAGAGGGAGCATGGGGGGCCTCCACGACGAAGCCGGGGAGTGCCTGGGGTCGGAAGCGGAGCGCGCCATATCTGGCCAGCCGTACTCGACCTCTGACCCAGAAGTAGACTCCAGCTTCAAGCAGCCCCGGAAGAAGAGGGGCCGCTACCGGCAGTACAACATGGAGAACCTGGAGGAGGCCATCGGCGTGGTGATGAACGGGAAGATGAGCGTCTCGAAGGCCCAGACCGTCTACGGAATACCTCACAGCACTCTGGAATACAAAGTGAAGGAGCGCCTAGGAACACTCAAGAACCCACCTAAGAAGAAGCTTAAACTGAAGACCGAGGAGAACGAGGAGGAAGTCGCCGTGAAATGCGAGCCGCCCGAGCTCAGCGAGGAAGCGTCACCCAGCGCTGATGTTTCCAAAgatgagtgaaggagagagatttCAAGGAGCGGATGGGAGTAGGCTCTTTTTCTTTTGCAGTCATGTGGGCAAGATGCCCAAGCAGGGATTTTTAAAtaccaaaacacatttttttatgatATTGTTCTCTGGACAGCAGATACAAAAATAGTGATTAGTTTTAAATGAGTGCAGATTTTCTTATCCTTaatagagagaaaggagaagagaccTTCACTTCAAACTGCTGCTGAGCAGAATTCTGGCAATTGAAGAtgggcggggaggggggagggcggGTGGGTGGGGTTGATCCTGGATTTGAGTTGCCACTGGGAGACGGGGCAAGCAAACCAAATAACAAAAGCACTCTCTAACAACTTGCGCTTACTACACTACGTGACTTAAGGTGATGACAGTTAGgcattctttttttccttttctagAGGATCTTGATCAGGTTATTGCTACTGTTTTGTGCCATAATTTTTACTCTAAGCACCGATGAAAGTCAGGTTGCTGCTATGGCCCCTAAAACACTGAAGACTTCGATTGAACCACTGGGTTTGTATATCGATGCAGATTGGAAACCGACAAAACCCCTACAGAGGATGATTGAAGAACTTGTTGGTATCAAAGTGAAGTGTCCTAAAACAGCACATACCATATACACCTCATATCTGTACCTTAGGTCAATACTACTTACAGAATGTTCTATACTTATTCTCAGAGTTTTTATATACATCAACGGCAGTTTTTCTTTTGCAGTTGCACTTTTCAACAGTTTGTTCAGCTGAACCAGGAATTCAGTAATAATCATCAGGGAAAAGAGCCTTCCTTTGACTACATCAAAATTGAAGATCGTAGGGAAGTATTGATGCACATGGCCTCTCTTGCATGTGATGCTTGATGCTTTTCTTTTTAAACTTTCGCCAGAAGACTGTCGGGAGTTTCCTGAAAACGTTGTACATTTGAACATAATGTAAAAGGCCTAGTGCAGCACTATGGGTcttaaaatgtcactgaaaggTAAGAGGCCTTGTAGGCTATGTGAAGACAAATATCTAAATAGACAGGATGAGTGTTTTGAACGCTTCAAAAGGCCATAGGAAGACAGTgagaaatatttttaacaaaatatTTAGTTTTGTTTGTAATGTATAGCAAGTATAAGTTCACTTCTCATCTCtgatgaagaaaagaaagaaagaaaaaaaagccctctAACAGACTAAACGACTTCAAAATTAAATGCGGAAAGCTGCATGTTTCCATGACAATCCTCTGGCATTACTCATTTGcaaggaagggtgtgtgtggccagTGGAGGCACTTGTAGCTCAGTGTTTTGTCCAGTTGTCTTTGTCAGAGGCAAGAGGTTTTTGTAACTAAATGTCCCCCAAAGTTTGGTTGTAGAAATGCATGGTTTGTATCGAAGGATGGCTGGTTATATTTCATTTGACACTATGGGACTTTTTTGATGGACTAGTAGCATGTTTGGTGGTGGTGAGCATAGCAGAGGCGCACCCTGCTATGTGCTCTCTCAGCCATTGTGTTTATGAATGCTATGTACTTGTACAAGCAAAGACTTCATGTAAGCCACACAATTTCCTACCGTTCTGACTACTCAGATGGAGTAGTTGATATCGGAGGATCTTACACATGTGATTTCTCAGAACCGGTGATTTAATTTTGATCTCACTCAGGAGTTGCGTGTGAATGTTTCAGGTTTTAGTCTAAAAATTTCATGTTCTCCCTCTTGAGCTGCTTAATATTTTAAAGGCACTGTCGTAAATGTTTTACAATCTTTGGATTCTTTTGGGTTTGGGCATGGAGAAATGGGGTTGCACTTTTATTCCTTTCCCTATcctctggtttttttttttcgtttgtttgtttttgaaggTTATCTTATTTATCCTCTTGGTCTTAGGAAATCTCAAACTGTACAGCTACATGCAGTTGtttgtactgttattattatttatgtattgCATTTAATATATGAAGGCAGATCTGTGATGCATTAGAAAGGAGATTCTAGCGTACTTGATGGCTAGATCAATGTAAGGGTTTTACTCTTAGGGCTTTGTTTTGGGTGTTGTAGCCTCACAGGTTGCATAATTAGGAGATAATTAGGAGGATAATACAtagttttatttatatatacacaGATTTAAGTAATTAGCTGACCGGTGCAATACTTACATGTTAACTACCCtttttttcatgtgaaatctATATCCACAGAATGCCTACTACTTCGTTGGAATTACTGAAATacctcatatactgtacatataggcTTTGACATGTTGTGTAtcaaatgtatgtgtatatttgcatCAGAGCTCACCTCAGACATTGTCATTGTTAGAacactgtttgtgtgcgtgtgtatgcgtgtgtgtatctcatGAGTGAGATAACGTATATTAACTGTTTTAATCAATGTAAGGTGAATTCCTTGATATATTACAAAGTTAGTGCGTCAGTGtgggtgatgggggtggggttgggaaTTAATCAATCATTGAAGGACACGTTTTATTAAATTATGCCTGTTCTAATACATTTAACAAATCGAATAATCAAATTCATTGAAGTGAACGCTTCTGTGTTGTACTTACAAAAAAGCTGTTCAAGATATTAGCTCTTCGTGTATATCTATCAAAGCTACTTAATCGATAACAAAACGAATGAAAAGAGCAGCCAAGTCTTGTACCACCTCTAGCTGATGTACTTTTTTGTGACGGCTTTCTATAGGTTGGCAGGCTCAACATTGTTATTTGGGATAAAACCAAAATATTTCCAGACTGTGTAGACgcttttctttattattttgttttttttggtgtaGGTGGTTTGTTTGCTTCCCCCTACTTCTCCCtttctgttttatttgcttGCGTTTTCAATTTGACAAGTGCATCTTTGTTGTAGTGAAAGCTTATCAGGAAGGTAGAACACTGATTATGCCATTTGACTGACCTCAAGTGGAGAAGTCTTCAAACAGCTGCTTAAGTTCATCAGCAAAAATGAACAACTTTTTAGACTCTGTCTAAACAAACCACACCgtcaatattttaaaaatgcGGTGGTTATACTTTGGACCTTGCCT is a window from the Sardina pilchardus chromosome 18, fSarPil1.1, whole genome shotgun sequence genome containing:
- the wu:fc17b08 gene encoding ligand-dependent corepressor isoform X4 is translated as MIERRGIRQDLDSWRYKLIQCVGFESILEGLFGSRLIEDLRLFKDCQPEGVSDWSFDENCLFCCLRREKVKEHLLGLNNDSLGSVARPLSFIKDQFNINNLEREAEEFLNAVLHRKDIPSFSDPDIPVVAREIMQRMIRQFAAEYTSKTSSAQGTPQPNGTSDQSLLTTHSQTPAPAAPSAPAAPAAPALATLTSARNPVLSQLLMAEQEAPLDLTVKRPDAIVCEQDGVLDLSTKKNRNRIAVSVRTPAAPLVKGISPRRDHSSRDADDQPPPWSSRDDGIGEFDNHPSLLKLFTHSEQNLPVRNVTERQTEPLGLLKHKPLPSPLLRNESWTKPPFNLSKPPPNTAGNDHKGLSDLSETSVVPVRSPAALKSLQHKTDMGHSPPVGLKIPQVRGMDLSWSSHNSSLHGYGLLMSSYSEDALGKKLHSIFPKHSRRGSMGGLHDEAGECLGSEAERAISGQPYSTSDPEVDSSFKQPRKKRGRYRQYNMENLEEAIGVVMNGKMSVSKAQTVYGIPHSTLEYKVKERLGTLKNPPKKKLKLKTEENEEEVAVKCEPPELSEEASPSADVSKDE